GCATTGCGAGCTATTAGATTCTTGCGTTTCTTCGCATAAGGGTCCTCTGGCTTCACTATCTCTTCCATAGAACTTGCAGCTGCAGCATCTGCTAAGCTTGTGAATGACTTCGATTTCCCACTATAAAACTTGGATATGCCTTTCCTGAATTACACAAAAACAGAATCACACAGGTCAATAAAAAGGTCTTTCTACGtctgcaatttttttaattttgcatcACTAGTTCTCAGCAATTTGGTTAATCTTCAACTACTGAATCAATAATATTCATCACTTTGACACAAAAGATAATAACAGTCATGATAGGAGCATGTGTAGTGTCGTTCGTAGTAGCTAATGCAAACTAAGGTAGCACTTCCCAATTAAGGTTGTTCACTTTGCACAGgaaagtttatatttatgtcaaaaaataatttccCTTTTCAGCTAAAGAACTTCTAACACCTAGAACTCATCGCTTACTTTAAACGGTTACAAGACATCTTAGAAGGGTGGCAGTTCAACTCTCCAACAACGCCTTCTCTATACACACCTTCTAGTACACTTTCTACTATTGACTAAGTTTATAGAAATTACAAATCATGAGAGTCTAGATGCATTTATTCGAAAGATGGTCCTAGAGGGAAGAAAAAAATGTCCATAAGCATTATCTAGGCTTCTTCTTAGTGTTGTTTAAAGTTCTCAAGTGCTGTTTAAGGTTCTTACAGGGAATccaagaaatataataaattaccttgattttaataaaacaattccAATTTACCCTTGTTCATTAAAGAGTGAATAatgttgttttcaattttgagaaTCTCTTAAACTTTGATAATGACAACttaaatagaaacattttttttttcaaagatagAGGGTCAGAAAAGAAACAGGGAGGGAGTATAGCAGAAGAATGAAATATGCATCTATTTAGAAATCTTAGTTAATTTACGAGAGAAGTTGTTGTTTAGAGTAAACAAAATAGTAGGCACTATATGACCTTAAATAGGGGTCTAGTGTTGTGAATGCGATAAATAGTTTAGGTGTTGCTTGGAAAACTCTCAATATGAGcaatgagaagaaaataaaaagagataaaagaaattgaattttatagCATAagtacattttaattatttattttcttcgtCTAAAAGTACAAGGGAAATATTTCATTcatgcattaatttttttttgaatgacCTGTACATGCATTAGTGGTCTATTTTTATCCAACAATTGTTTTTACATCAAAAATTCATGCAAGTCAATCTACTTGCCATCACTTAGAAGCCAATATATCATGCTGTGAATTTGATGATCTACTCTGCATATTAAGACACCAATGTtgtttaacttgttttcctAACCCAGGGACATCATAGAAAGATGCCCTGTCTCCACTCACCAATCTTTTAGGTTTTGGTGGTGGAGATCCATTATGCAAATCAATTTCAACAATCCTTTAAGTAAACGTCTGGAACCAGATATATTCTGTAACCCACTTACCACAACCACAAAAGCAGATCACTGAATTCAATAATGGATTAtctaatataaagaaaatagtataCAACTGTATGGAATTTTTCTAAAGATGCACTTTCCATAGTGCTTAAGTCACTCAAGATAAATAAGCACACTCAACACCAACACTAACACTGGTAACAAACCAAACCCCTCAAGGTCAAAACAGTAAATTTCTAAATCtcctaaaaacaaaaataaaaacaatttcctCTGCTCTTTACTCTTAACACAAACTGAGTACCAGAACAAAATAGAATCCCAAGACCCCAAATCAACATGCTCTATTACCCAAATGAAAATATTGAAGCTTTACGAACACCCAGTTcagaaaaacacataaaaaaacttACTTGACTGGTAAATCTTCCTCCAGATCGTTCATGGTATCCAAAGGGCCTTTGAAGGAGCTCTGAACCTCAAGGGCGTCTTCGTGGTCAGAGGAATCTTCCGACGAGACGCTGTTCCTCCCTATGGAGGAGTCGGAGCTGGAATCAGAATCCTCAGCCGGAAAATCCTGATCGCAGATCGCGACACAGTGGGCTAAGGAGGACAGTCCGATGCTAACTCCTCCGTTGTTTTGCAGAGCAAACGTCATCTTTTTTGCAGAAACTTGAGACGAATGGTTGGGtgtgaaatgaaatgaaagcaGAGAGAAGCATGCGATGAGTTGTGgggtataaatatataaatggcTGGTGTGTGCACATGGGTATCAGATTTTTTTTCATCCATAGTCCGATGCACATAAAAGAGAACAGTGATtgataaatcatttttttaacctaaagttttaaatttaatttataagaattgttgtagaaaataaataagaataacatAGGACGGTGACATTTTATCCTCATTGGGTTGAATAGAATAACATGCCCTACAAAACAAGTCTCTTCAGACCAcgtctttaaatataaaattacaaaaatatatttataatttggatttaaatataataaaatgtattaaataatcTCAACCGGTATGACTTAATTTTTCTCCATAAACTTTTTACTGCAGAAAAGATCAGAGATTATCcctttgaaaaataataaccTTTATACATTATTCTCTTTGGGGTTTGTTTTTAATTGGATGTTTCTGGTGAAGACAGAAAAATGGTTGACTGTGAACCGTCTGATTAGGTCTGATTAGGCAATGGATATAATCTTGGAAATGGATCAGGTGGATCCCACATTTCTCACCCACCATTTTGTGTTTATTCCTTCCTTTCTGCTTTAccttttgtttaatatttaattaataatgagtAATTATAGAATATATTCTCTTAAGCCATTTGCCCCTTTCTCACTGATTATAATTATTGGCTTTccacaaaacaaacaaattttaacttatttaaatgtTCATCCAACTTTATcccattatttattttatatattcaaatgaaAGTTCTATTTCAATTAACCCTAAGGATCCTGTAACTAACATTCTTACAACCAATTACAAAATGGGTTAGCCCACAATACAAAATAgcttacaaaaatatattttagtttttcttttattttggattcaaaaagacatttattttttgtggtCCTGAATAATAGTGTAATgtattttttgtcattatttgttaaattgataataaataatacattaggtttattttgataataatgtGAAAACATCAACAACGAGGAGGGTGGCACGTTGC
This genomic stretch from Vigna radiata var. radiata cultivar VC1973A chromosome 7, Vradiata_ver6, whole genome shotgun sequence harbors:
- the LOC106765703 gene encoding uncharacterized protein LOC106765703, which encodes YPCAHTSHLYIYTPQLIACFSLLSFHFTPNHSSQVSAKKMTFALQNNGGVSIGLSSLAHCVAICDQDFPAEDSDSSSDSSIGRNSVSSEDSSDHEDALEVQSSFKGPLDTMNDLEEDLPVKKGISKFYSGKSKSFTSLADAAAASSMEEIVKPEDPYAKKRKNLIARNASIERSRSCASNIGGISKRPSNIGRGTSLLNLHSSEEGSSSSSISPPCALPPLHPRANNRSSLPQPSSATRSVPWRSYSWSDLNAIAEAHDISGLAICSGN